From Pedobacter aquae:
AAACGATTCTTGTGGCGAATGTTCATCATGTAGAAAGTACCAAAAGCTGGTTCACCCAGATTTACATTTTTCTTATCCTTTTTTTGCAAAGCATAAAGAAGATACTGCACTTACTTTTGTGGAAGAGTGGCGAGCTAGCTTTTTGCAAAATCCTTATTTAGGTTTAGATGAATGGCGCAATCATTTAAGTGCCGATAATAAACAAGCAAACATAAATATTGCCGAGTGCCACAGCATCATCCAAAAGCTAAGTTTAAAACCTTTTGAGGCCGAGTATAAGGTTTTGATTATGTGGTTACCCGAGTATCTGGAGAAAGAAGGTAACGCTTTACTCAAAATTATTGAAGAGCCTGCACAAAAAACTTTGTTTTTATTGGTAGCTCAAAATCAAGAGCAAATTTTAAATACCATCATATCAAGAACGCAAATTGTTAAGATACCAAAGCAAAGTAATGAAGACGTTTGTAAATTTTTGGTAGAAAAACATCATTTAAGCGAAGAAAAAGCCATGCAGCTTGCCTACCTAAGCAATGGAAACTTACAAGCAGCGTTAACTTTCATGACACATGAGGAGAATGATTATCATGATTTACTGAGCAATTGGTTAAGAGCATGCTATGGCAACCAAGGCTTAAGATTGGTTGCTTTTGTTGATGATGATTTTTCTAAGATGGGCCGAGAGAATCAGAAGAATTTGCTGCGTTATGGCATTAATTTAATGCGAGAGTGCATGCTATTTTTGGCAGAAACACCAGGTTTAATACATTTATCTGCAAAAGAATTAGAATTTATTAGTAATTTTTCGAAAATTTTAAACCTGGCAAAAGCAGAAGCTATTGCAAACGAGTTAGAAAAAGCTCATTATCATATAGAAAGAAATGCAAATCCGAAGATATTATTTTTAGATGTATCTTTGAATTTGGTTAAAATATTAAAGTTTAATACGCTCCCTGCGGGGACTCAACATATATTATAAATTATGGGATGTGGAAGTTGCTCTTCAGGCGGAGGATGTACGCCTGGTGGCTGCAAAAGTAATGGCTCTTGTTTAACAGACGGGGGTTGCAGCAAATTAGATGTTTACGATTGGCTTTCCGATATGGATATGCCATCTTCATATAAACCTTTTAACTACGTAGAAGTAAGATTTAAAGGTTCCAGAAAAGATTTTTATCGTAATGAGGAAAATATTTATCTGGAGGCGGGCGAGCTGATAGCGGTTGAAACCACTACCGGAGGCTATGATATTGGCCATGTTACCCTTACCGGAGAATTGGTAAGAATACAAATGAACCGTAAAAGGGTTACCGAGGAAAAAGCACCTTTAAAAATCTTAAGAAAAGCTACACCACAGGATGTAGATAAATGGAAAAGCGCAAAAGAGCGTGAGTATGAAACCATGCACAAAGCAAGAACTATTGCTTTAGAATTGGGCTTGGCCATGAAACTTTCTGATGTAGAATATCAAGGAGATAAATCAAAAGCTACTTTCTTTTACACTGCCGATGGTAGGGTAGATTTTAGAGAACTCATTAAAAAACTAGCAGAGTCTTTTAGGGTAAGGATAGAAATGCGGCAGATTGGTATGCGCCAAGAAGCCAGCAGATTAGGTGGTATTGGCTCATGCGGAAGAGAGCTTTGCTGCTCTACCTGGTTAACAGATTTTAAAACTGTTTCTACAGCTGCTGCTCGTTACCAAAACTTATCTTTAAATACCTTAAAACTGGCTGGGCAATGTGGTAAATTAAAATGTTGCCTTAACTACGAGCTAGATTCTTACATGGATGCTTTAAAGCATATCCCCGATAATGTAGAAAAATTACGTACCGAAAAAGGCGAAGCCCGTTTGCAAAAGACCGATATCTTTAAGAAACTGATGTGGTTTAGCTATTATGGTGAAGATAATACGTGGATTCCTTTAGAAATAGATAGGGTTAAGGAAATTCAGGAAATGAATAAAAAGGGTTTAAAACCCGATGACTTAAAAGACCATGCTGCTGTTTTAGAAGAATTGGTTAAAACCGAGAAATCTTTTGATTATGAAAACGTTGTTGGGCAAGATAGCTTAACCAGGTTAGACGAAAAATCTAGAAATAGAAAGAAGAATAATCGTAATAAATCAAAAAACAGAAACCAAAACGGTGGTCCTGATGCTAGAAATAACAATCAGCAAAATACGCCAGTAGCGCCACAGCAAGCTAAACCGCAACAGGCACAACCTAAGCCACAAGAGCCAGGAGCTGTTGGAGAAAATAAACCTAAAAAGAATAAGTTTAAAAAGAGGAGAAATCCTAACCAAGATAAAAAGCCAGACCAACAAGGATGAGAAATAGTTTAAAAGGCCTTATCATACTTTTAGCATTGTTTATGCAAGCTTGCACAGACAATGCTATTATAGATACTTTTGAAGCTACCAAAAACGGAAATTGGTCTTACGATAAACCTTTAAGAGCACAAGTTGATATTCAGGATACTAATATGCCGTATCATATTTATATTAATTTTAGGCATACCGATGATTATAAATACACCAATGTATGGGTTAGGGTAAGTTTTACAGATCCGGATAACAAAAAAACCGTTCAAAGAGAAGAATTTCAACTAGCTAAACCAGATGGCGAGTGGCTAGGCAAAGGCTCTGGTAACTTATATACCTACCAGCTTATTTTTAAAGAAAATTATCGTTTCCCTAAAAAGGGGAAATACAGTTTTGTTATAGAGCAAAACATGAGAGACAACCCATTAAAAGCCGTTTCTGATATTGGCTTAAGAATAGAACCTGCACATTAAAAAATCCATCATGAATAAAATCATTTTAGCCTGCTTATTTGCTTTTTTAGCGATTAACGTTACAGCCCAAGACAAGAAAACTGTTACTTTAGATTATTTCTATAATAATGAATATCAAACTAAAGAGGGTAAAACCAATCGTTTTCATTATACCTGGGAAGATAAAGCGATGACAGGTTACTCTAAATGGGGAGAAATGTTTAAGCAACAAGGTGCTGCTCTTAAGAGTTTAACTGTTGCGCCAACTACAGCAAATTTAGCTGGTACTGATGTTTATATCATTACAGACCCTGATACTAAAAAGGAAACAGCAAAACCTAATTTTGTTGAGAAAGAGGCTATAAAAGCGATAAAAAAATGGGTTAAAACTGGTGGTACTTTGGTTTTATTAGCCAATGATTCTATCAACTGCGAGCTTCCGCATTTTAATAAACTAGCCAATACTTTTGGTATCCATTTTAATGATAAAATAAGAAACGCGGTTGAGAAAGATTTATCTGTAGGTTTAATTGTGCCAGAAGCAGGAAATGAAATTTTTAAAACAGCTAAGAATTTATTCCTTAAGGGGATATCAACCATCAGCGTAAGCAAAAACGCAAAAGCTTTAATTACTGATAAAGGCGACGTAATTATAGCAACTGCCAAATATGGAAAAGGTAAAGTATTTGCCGCTGGCGACCCTTGGATTTATAATGAATATATAGATAACGATATCCTGAATACTTATAAAGGAAACACCATCGTTTTTGAAAATAATAAAGCTGCACAAGAGTTAACAACTTGGTTGTTGTTAGACTAAAATTAGCCTATATGGATTTGTAAAGCAGAGGTTTTTTATGAGAGCCTCTGCTTTTTTATTATCCTACAATTTCTTTAATATCTTCTTCTGATAAAGATTTAATGAAGCTTTCTTCTGTAGTAATTAAAGATTGGGCTACGGTAAGTTTTCGGTTTTGTAATGCTACAATTTTCTCTTCTACCGTATTTCTGGTGATAAATTTATAGATGAAAACATTCTTAGTTTGCCCAATACGGTGTGTACGGTCTATGGCTTGTTGCTCTACAGCAGGGTTCCACCAAGGGTCTAGAATAAAAACATAATCAGCCTCTGTTAAGTTTAAACCAACGCCACCAGCTTTTATAGAAATTAAGAATATTTGGATGTCTTGGTCTTGCTTAAATTCTTCTACAACTTTTCCACGGTTTGCGGTAGAACCATCTAAATAAGAGTATTTCACCTTTTTATCATCAAAATATTGCTTGTAAAGTTCTAACTGTTTTACAAATTGCGAGAATACCAATACTTTATGGCCAGCTTCAACAACACTGTTTAGTTTATGAACAACGTCTTTAAACTTGCTTGATTCTCCTTCATATTCAGCATCTACCAAAGCCGGGTGATTAGCAATTTGCCTTAGTTTGGTAAGACCTTGTAAAATTTGAATAGGCGATTTAGAGAAAGTACCATCTTCTAAAGATTTCATCAACTCGTTACGGTATTCTGATTTCGTTTTCTCATAAAAATCGGCCTGTTCTACGGTCATTTCGCTATAAAACAAACTTTCTGTTTTTGGCGGGAGCTCTGTAGCTACTTGCTCTTTGGTACGGCGCATCACAAAAGGTTTTATCAAAACCTGAAGCTTTTGTGCTTTTTCCTCGTCTTTCTTTTTCTCTATAGGCTGCACAAATTCTTGCTGGAAAAACGTTTGGGAGCCCAGTAAACCTGGGTTGATGAAAGACATCTGCGTCCATAAATCGTTAACCGTATTTTCTACCGGCGTACCAGAAAGAATAAGTTTATATTTTGATTTGAGTTGCTTAACCGCTTTAAAAGATTTTGATGATGGGTTTTTGATGTTCTGGCTTTCATCTAAAATAATATAGTTGAAATACATCTCTTTAATAACATCAACATCTAAACGGCTGATACCGTAAGTGGTAATTACCAAATCGTACTGACTAAAAATACTAATATCTTTCTCTCTATTAGTACCCGTATGTGTACAAATTTTAAGTTGTGGTGTAAAGCGTTTTGCTTCGTTAATCCAGTTATAAATTAAAGAAGTGGGCATAATCAATAAAGAAGTGGTATGTATGCCCAAGGCTTGTTGCTCTTCTTTAGCTTTTTGTAATAAGGCCAAAGTTTGTACAGTTTTACCCAAGCCCATATCATCAGCCAAGCAGCCGCCAAAATTATATTTCTGAAGAAAATGGAACCAGTTGTAGCCAGCTTTTTGGTAAGGTCTTAAAGTCCCATTAAAATTTACAGGCTCGGTAACTTCTTCAATAAACTCAAAATCTGCTAGGCGTTGCAGTTTTCTATCCATGGTAACGCTAGCCAAATCGCTATTAGCAAAATCATGAACCAAACCTACATGTAGTTTCTTAAGTCTTAAACTTTCTGTACCATCTGTAAAAGAAAGCAAATTTCCGTATTGCGAAAACCATTTTTCTGGGATGATAGCAATCTCGCCATTAGGCAAAATAAACTCTCTTTTTTTATTGAGGATATGATTTCTAAGCTGAATAAAAGGGATTTTATAAATACCAAATTGCACAATAGCGTTAATATCAAACCAATCATTCTTTTCCTGAATTTCTAAATCGATTTTACTGTTACCAATCACATATTTTTTGGCGCTACTATCTTGTTCAAACTCAAAACCCTTCGCTATAAGGTCTTCATGATGCTCGCTTATCCAATCAAAAACAGAAAAAGATAAATCAGTTTCATCATGCTGATGCGCTACTTGCAAATGCACAAAAAGGTTGCTATTGGTTTTAAGGCCTAAAGCTAAAAGCTCGTCTAACTTATTTTTCTCCCATGATAAGGAGCGTTTAATACGATGAAAGATATAATCATCATCAATTTTCTCCATCCTTACGGTTACTTGCCTATCGCTGCCGGCGGCAAAAACATAATCGGCATATTTAAAATAAAGCTGTATTTCTGATACACCTTCTGGCACATAAACCACTTTAAGAATAGGCTTAGCGTCGTATTTTTCTGTATTGATGGTGAAGCCTTCTGCGTAAACGTGGTATTTTTCTATCAGTGGGGCAACAAATTTCTCGAAATAAGTAGTTTCTGATGATTTTGGTATAGAGATATATCTTTTATTAAGAAAAGGCTGTAGTTTTTTTCCTTCCAAACCTTGGTCAAAATGATAAAGCATATTATCTAACAACAACAAAGCGGGTTGGTTGGTAATAACCTGCGCATCTTTAAACATAAAATCAATCCTTAAACCCTGATACTTGATGGTTGGGAAATAGCGGGTTTCAATCTCATTACGTCTAAAATGAAAAAGGATGGTTGCAGCTTCTTCTGCCAAGTGCAATTGCTTCTCCACAGGCCAACCTTCTTTACCCATTAAGTAAATTTCCTTATCACGGATAAGTGTCAAAGCCTCGGTAAGTTTCTTTTCTATCTTTGGGCGTACGGTATCACTAAACTTATCATCCCAATTCTTGGTAAAAAACTCTAAGGGCCTAATGGTTTTTTTGTAATACTTTTTGATGATGTTGTTTTGCTCAATCTCCTCTAGTAATTTAATCAGCTTGATATCGGTAGCATCAATAATAGGAGAAAATTCTTTGGCTGTATTAGAAAAAATACGTTGGTAAGTGAGAGAAAAGCCACCGTTTTGATTTAATTGCACCACATGAGGCTCTATTAAAAAACCTAAAAAATCATGTTTGGCTAATGAATAAACCAGTTTACAGGGTTTATCGCTTTCTACTCTTAACATCTTGGAACCGGATAAAAATTTTAAGAAGGTAGCACTAGAAAAAATTCTAAATTATAAAGAGATTTTGGCATTAAGAAATAAATAATTTTTTATGCTAAATTGCTGTACTATTACAAAAAATAGCTTAAACCAATTAAACCATAATTAGTCTTACTTTATAGAGGGATTTTATCCAAAAAGATGAATCATTTTAAACTGGTATTGTATTTATGCAGTGTATTATGCTTTGCTGCCATAGGAAATGCTGTGGCCCAAGGTTCATCTAATAAAGGGACAGATTTTTGGGTAGCTTATGCGGGGCATATTGATGGATTAGGCTCTAGATTAACTCTTTTTATTACTTCACAAACCAATGCAACAGTAAACATCAATGCGGGGGGGGTAATTTACCTCCGGTAACGGTTTTGGCTAACCAAGCTGTTCCGGTTTATATCAATCCTAATACCTATAATACGTATGTTGGGGGCTCAGATATTATTTATCAAGACAGAGGGATACATGTAACATCTGATGTTCCTATAGTTTTATATTCGCATATTTCTAGAAGTGCTAGGTCTGCGGCAACATTGGTTTTACCTACAAAGGCATTAGGTAATGAGTATATTGCTATGGCTTATGATCAAATAGCTAATAACGCCAATAATTTTAGAGTTTCGCAATTTACTTTAGTGGCTGTTGAGGATAGTACACAAGTAGAAATTTCGCCTGTTGCTACTATTTATAATAGTCCTAGGATTGGTACAACTACATTTCAAATAAGATTAGATAAAGGAGATGTTTATCAGTACCAATCCACAACCGATGTAACTGGTGTAAGGATTAAAACTATTGGTAATTGTAAGCCTTTAGCTGTTTTTTCTGGAAGTACTCAAAACGGTTTCTGCAGTACTTCTGCGAGTTCAAACCTTTCAGGTGATAATCTCTATCAGCAGCTCTTCCCTATATCGGCTTGGGGCAAAAATTATGTTACCGCACCATTTTATAATGCGCAGAATGGCGCACAAGATATCATTAGAATTTATGTAAATGAGGATGATACTCAAATTTCTGTGAATGGTTCAACCACACAAGCAGGTAATACAGTTCTTCAAAATCCTTATTCAAAGGGCAGTATCATTACTTTTTACGGAAGCATACCATTTGTAATTAAAGGCTCTAAACCTATAAGTTTAGCGCAGTTACAAGTAACCCAAGTATGCAATCCTAATAATATCGGTACATTAAGGTTTCCAGGTGATCCAGAAATGACGATTTTAAACCCGATAGAGCAAACGCTATCTGATGTTACCCTATATTCTGCTGTAAGTGTACCAGTAGTTGCCCCAACAAATATTATAGCTCATTATTTAAATATCATTCTTAAAACAGTAGATATACCAAGTTTAAGGGTAGACGGCGCTGTACCTCCTGGTAACTTTGTTGCTATTGATAGCGAGTATAGTTATATAACAGTAGATGTTACAGCTTCTTCTGCTACAAATCCGGCACACCGGATTGTTTGTAATGGGGGCTTTGTTGCTATCGCCTATGGTTATGGAAATGTGGAATCTTACGCCTATTTAGCCGGCTCTGATTTAAAAAATTTAAATGCTAATATTTCTTTTTTCCCTCCGGGAAGTACAAATTCAACATCTAATTTATGTATTGGGGAAAATTATTATGTTAAGTTAAAACTTCCCTATCCAACCAACAGGATTATTTGGGATTTAAAAAACGGTCAAAAAAGAGATACCATAAACCCAATAGCAGCATCGCAAACAGAGGTGGTAAACGGTATAACCAGTTATTTTTATGATTACGAAATAGCTGCTAGTGAAATTAATGCTAGTGGGATGTATAATTTAAAAGCCATAGTATTAAACCCAGCTCCAGCCAGCTGCAATGCAGAAGAAGAAATATTAACCGAATTTGAAGTCTTTAATCCGCCAACGGCATCTTTTACTTATAATAATAAGCTTTGTCCAGAATCTCCTATTGCTTTTACGCCTATAAGCGATGGCAAGGGGAATCCTGTAAACAAATGGCTTTGGGATTTTGGCGATGGCAATATCTCAACTTTGCAAAATCCAAATCATGCTTATACCACACCAGGAGATAAAATTGTTTCGCTATCTGTAGCTATAGATAAGGGCTGTTGGTCTACTATTTTTAAAGATACCATCCATATAAAAGCATTTCCTAACCCCGATTTTAATTTTTCTAGCACAACATGTGTAAATAAAGAAATTCAGTTTTCTGATATTTCTACAGCAACAGAGCAAACTATAACTTCATGGTTATGGAATTTTGGTGATGGTAATACCTCTACCTTACAAAACCCCAAACATGTGTTTACTACTGTTGGAGATTTTACGGTAACACTAACTGTTACTACAGATAATGCTTGTATAAAAGCTATCAGTAAAGTTGTCAAGATTAACCCTTTACCGATTGTAGATTTTATTACGCCAGATTTTTGTTTAAGTGATGCTTTAGCAACTTTTATCAATACAAGTACCATTGCCGACAATAGCAATATGTCTTATGCTTGGGATTTTGGCGACCCGGCCTCTGGCTCTTTCAATACATCGGTACAAAAAGACGGAACGCATAGTTATAGCGCACAAGGTGTTTACAGAGTAAAATTAACAGCTACTTCATTAGTTACAGGCTGCCAAACTGTTTTAGAAAAAGATTTTACTGTAAATGGTAGTACTCCTGTACCCAGATTTAATGTTTTAAATGATGCCGCTTTATGTATTAACCAAGCCGTTGTTTTTGAAGATGTAGCGCTGGTAGATTTTGGCGAAATCACAAAAATAGAATGGTATTGGGATTATGATCAAAACCCATCTTTAAAATTTGTTGATGAAACACCCGCTTTAAGAAATACTGCCGAGAAAAGGAAATACAGCTATACTTACCCCATATTTTATGCTCCGTTAACCAAGCAAGTTAAGGTAAGGATGGTGGTTTATTCTGGCATCTCTTGCTCTGGTTATTTGGATAAAATCATCACGCTTAAAGCGATTCCACAAGTAAATTTTATACTCCCGCCAACTTGTTTGCCTCAAGGTAAAGCTGCCTTTACCAATAATACTACTATTAACGGAGTAGATGATCCGGCTATAAGTTATGTATGGAATTTTGGAGATGGAAATACATCAACACAAAAAAATCCTACTCACCAGTATGCAGCGGCTGGTAATTATCCGGTAATCTTAACAGCAACTTTTAATGGTTGTAGCAAATCAGACACTTTAACTTTTAATGTGATAGCTGCCATACCCGATGTAAATTTTGAAGTCATCAACAGTAATAATTTGTGTAGTAACCAGCCTGTGGTATTTAAAGATTTATCTGCTATCAGTTTTGGGAATATCACAAAGATAGAATGGTTCTTTAATGAATCTACAGAAATTAATAATCCAAACTACTATCGAGTTGTAAATGTGCCAGCCTCAGGGGCTGAGTATAGTTTTAGTTATCCGGTATTTCATAGTCCGCTTACAAAAAATATAACTGTTAAGCTTAAAACTTATTCTGGAACTTGTGTATCCGAGAAAATCATGAATATTACGCTTAAAGCGGTTCCTCAAATTTCTTTTACACCTATGCCAGAAGTTTGCCAAGAGCAAGCTGATTTTAGCATTACTCAAGCAAAAGAAAATAGTGGTTTTGCGGGTAGCGCAACTTTTACAGGAAGAGGCGTTAGTCCTGATGGAATGTTTTCACCATCATCGGCTGGTCCTGGCGAACATCAAATCACTTATACTTTTACAGGGACTAATGCTTGTGTAGAAGTTTTAAGCCAGAGCATAAAAGTTAATCCAACGCCTATCATCAGCGCAGGCGAAAACCAAACTATATTAATTGGTGGTAATGCGGTTTTAAATGCTCTTGCATCTGGGGATGGTTTAACATATAGCTGGTCTCCGGCTACGGGTCTTAGTAATCCTTCTGCATTAAACCCTATTGCTAATCCTACAGATGATATTACTTATACCTTAACGGTTAATAGCGCCTCGGGCTGTGTTGCCACAGATGAAGTATTTATTAAAGTTTTACAAAAACCAGAAATTCCTAATGTATTTACCCCTAATGGGGATGGTACAAACGATAGATGGGAAATTAAATACTTAGACAGTTATCCTTCTGTACAGGTAAATGTTTACAATAGATACGGAAAAGTTGTTTATCAAAGTAATAATTACAGCCAAGCTTGGGATGGTAGATTTAATGGGGAAGATTTACCAGTTGGTGCTTATTATTACATCATCAATATTGAAGAACGAAATTTAAAATATTCTGGGTCGGTTATGATTGTGAGGTAGTGCAGGGAAAAAGAAGAAGATATTGGATTTTTATTTTGCTCGTTATGATGAGTAATGGTCTTGCTAATGCCCAGCAAAAACCTCAGTATACGCAGTATATTCTTAATAATTATATCATTAACCCGGCAGTAACAGGCATAGAAAATTATGTTGATGTAAAATTTGCCAACCGTAAACAATGGGCTGGTTTACAAGACGCCCCAGAAAGCAGCTACCTAAGTGTACATTTCCCGCTAGGCAAGAAAGATGAAAGGGTAACACCTACTTCTTTTGATATGACGGGCGAGAGCTTTTATGTTTATAGGTACCAGTACGAGTATATGACATCGGCACCGCACCATGGTTTAGGCTTTGTTGCAGCTACAGATAAGGCAGGTGCACTAAAACAAAGTAATTTTAACATCAATTACGCTTATCATTTAGGTTTATCAACGCATGTAAATTTAGCCGTTGGCGTAAGTGTAGGTTTATCTAA
This genomic window contains:
- a CDS encoding DUF4350 domain-containing protein, which produces MNKIILACLFAFLAINVTAQDKKTVTLDYFYNNEYQTKEGKTNRFHYTWEDKAMTGYSKWGEMFKQQGAALKSLTVAPTTANLAGTDVYIITDPDTKKETAKPNFVEKEAIKAIKKWVKTGGTLVLLANDSINCELPHFNKLANTFGIHFNDKIRNAVEKDLSVGLIVPEAGNEIFKTAKNLFLKGISTISVSKNAKALITDKGDVIIATAKYGKGKVFAAGDPWIYNEYIDNDILNTYKGNTIVFENNKAAQELTTWLLLD
- a CDS encoding DNA polymerase III subunit — its product is MQFKDIVGQETVKAHLIKTVKDGRISHAQLFLGPEGSGSLALALAYAQYICCEQPLENDSCGECSSCRKYQKLVHPDLHFSYPFFAKHKEDTALTFVEEWRASFLQNPYLGLDEWRNHLSADNKQANINIAECHSIIQKLSLKPFEAEYKVLIMWLPEYLEKEGNALLKIIEEPAQKTLFLLVAQNQEQILNTIISRTQIVKIPKQSNEDVCKFLVEKHHLSEEKAMQLAYLSNGNLQAALTFMTHEENDYHDLLSNWLRACYGNQGLRLVAFVDDDFSKMGRENQKNLLRYGINLMRECMLFLAETPGLIHLSAKELEFISNFSKILNLAKAEAIANELEKAHYHIERNANPKILFLDVSLNLVKILKFNTLPAGTQHIL
- a CDS encoding DEAD/DEAH box helicase, which produces MLRVESDKPCKLVYSLAKHDFLGFLIEPHVVQLNQNGGFSLTYQRIFSNTAKEFSPIIDATDIKLIKLLEEIEQNNIIKKYYKKTIRPLEFFTKNWDDKFSDTVRPKIEKKLTEALTLIRDKEIYLMGKEGWPVEKQLHLAEEAATILFHFRRNEIETRYFPTIKYQGLRIDFMFKDAQVITNQPALLLLDNMLYHFDQGLEGKKLQPFLNKRYISIPKSSETTYFEKFVAPLIEKYHVYAEGFTINTEKYDAKPILKVVYVPEGVSEIQLYFKYADYVFAAGSDRQVTVRMEKIDDDYIFHRIKRSLSWEKNKLDELLALGLKTNSNLFVHLQVAHQHDETDLSFSVFDWISEHHEDLIAKGFEFEQDSSAKKYVIGNSKIDLEIQEKNDWFDINAIVQFGIYKIPFIQLRNHILNKKREFILPNGEIAIIPEKWFSQYGNLLSFTDGTESLRLKKLHVGLVHDFANSDLASVTMDRKLQRLADFEFIEEVTEPVNFNGTLRPYQKAGYNWFHFLQKYNFGGCLADDMGLGKTVQTLALLQKAKEEQQALGIHTTSLLIMPTSLIYNWINEAKRFTPQLKICTHTGTNREKDISIFSQYDLVITTYGISRLDVDVIKEMYFNYIILDESQNIKNPSSKSFKAVKQLKSKYKLILSGTPVENTVNDLWTQMSFINPGLLGSQTFFQQEFVQPIEKKKDEEKAQKLQVLIKPFVMRRTKEQVATELPPKTESLFYSEMTVEQADFYEKTKSEYRNELMKSLEDGTFSKSPIQILQGLTKLRQIANHPALVDAEYEGESSKFKDVVHKLNSVVEAGHKVLVFSQFVKQLELYKQYFDDKKVKYSYLDGSTANRGKVVEEFKQDQDIQIFLISIKAGGVGLNLTEADYVFILDPWWNPAVEQQAIDRTHRIGQTKNVFIYKFITRNTVEEKIVALQNRKLTVAQSLITTEESFIKSLSEEDIKEIVG
- a CDS encoding PKD domain-containing protein encodes the protein MANQAVPVYINPNTYNTYVGGSDIIYQDRGIHVTSDVPIVLYSHISRSARSAATLVLPTKALGNEYIAMAYDQIANNANNFRVSQFTLVAVEDSTQVEISPVATIYNSPRIGTTTFQIRLDKGDVYQYQSTTDVTGVRIKTIGNCKPLAVFSGSTQNGFCSTSASSNLSGDNLYQQLFPISAWGKNYVTAPFYNAQNGAQDIIRIYVNEDDTQISVNGSTTQAGNTVLQNPYSKGSIITFYGSIPFVIKGSKPISLAQLQVTQVCNPNNIGTLRFPGDPEMTILNPIEQTLSDVTLYSAVSVPVVAPTNIIAHYLNIILKTVDIPSLRVDGAVPPGNFVAIDSEYSYITVDVTASSATNPAHRIVCNGGFVAIAYGYGNVESYAYLAGSDLKNLNANISFFPPGSTNSTSNLCIGENYYVKLKLPYPTNRIIWDLKNGQKRDTINPIAASQTEVVNGITSYFYDYEIAASEINASGMYNLKAIVLNPAPASCNAEEEILTEFEVFNPPTASFTYNNKLCPESPIAFTPISDGKGNPVNKWLWDFGDGNISTLQNPNHAYTTPGDKIVSLSVAIDKGCWSTIFKDTIHIKAFPNPDFNFSSTTCVNKEIQFSDISTATEQTITSWLWNFGDGNTSTLQNPKHVFTTVGDFTVTLTVTTDNACIKAISKVVKINPLPIVDFITPDFCLSDALATFINTSTIADNSNMSYAWDFGDPASGSFNTSVQKDGTHSYSAQGVYRVKLTATSLVTGCQTVLEKDFTVNGSTPVPRFNVLNDAALCINQAVVFEDVALVDFGEITKIEWYWDYDQNPSLKFVDETPALRNTAEKRKYSYTYPIFYAPLTKQVKVRMVVYSGISCSGYLDKIITLKAIPQVNFILPPTCLPQGKAAFTNNTTINGVDDPAISYVWNFGDGNTSTQKNPTHQYAAAGNYPVILTATFNGCSKSDTLTFNVIAAIPDVNFEVINSNNLCSNQPVVFKDLSAISFGNITKIEWFFNESTEINNPNYYRVVNVPASGAEYSFSYPVFHSPLTKNITVKLKTYSGTCVSEKIMNITLKAVPQISFTPMPEVCQEQADFSITQAKENSGFAGSATFTGRGVSPDGMFSPSSAGPGEHQITYTFTGTNACVEVLSQSIKVNPTPIISAGENQTILIGGNAVLNALASGDGLTYSWSPATGLSNPSALNPIANPTDDITYTLTVNSASGCVATDEVFIKVLQKPEIPNVFTPNGDGTNDRWEIKYLDSYPSVQVNVYNRYGKVVYQSNNYSQAWDGRFNGEDLPVGAYYYIINIEERNLKYSGSVMIVR
- a CDS encoding gliding motility lipoprotein GldH → MRNSLKGLIILLALFMQACTDNAIIDTFEATKNGNWSYDKPLRAQVDIQDTNMPYHIYINFRHTDDYKYTNVWVRVSFTDPDNKKTVQREEFQLAKPDGEWLGKGSGNLYTYQLIFKENYRFPKKGKYSFVIEQNMRDNPLKAVSDIGLRIEPAH
- a CDS encoding PSP1 domain-containing protein — translated: MGCGSCSSGGGCTPGGCKSNGSCLTDGGCSKLDVYDWLSDMDMPSSYKPFNYVEVRFKGSRKDFYRNEENIYLEAGELIAVETTTGGYDIGHVTLTGELVRIQMNRKRVTEEKAPLKILRKATPQDVDKWKSAKEREYETMHKARTIALELGLAMKLSDVEYQGDKSKATFFYTADGRVDFRELIKKLAESFRVRIEMRQIGMRQEASRLGGIGSCGRELCCSTWLTDFKTVSTAAARYQNLSLNTLKLAGQCGKLKCCLNYELDSYMDALKHIPDNVEKLRTEKGEARLQKTDIFKKLMWFSYYGEDNTWIPLEIDRVKEIQEMNKKGLKPDDLKDHAAVLEELVKTEKSFDYENVVGQDSLTRLDEKSRNRKKNNRNKSKNRNQNGGPDARNNNQQNTPVAPQQAKPQQAQPKPQEPGAVGENKPKKNKFKKRRNPNQDKKPDQQG